The following proteins come from a genomic window of Companilactobacillus pabuli:
- a CDS encoding DeoR/GlpR family DNA-binding transcription regulator, which yields MLTEERQQIILEQLKIHNIVKLHDLIPLTGASESTLRRDLQDLENCHKLLRIHGGAQNVISLHEEPALSQKAAVHINEKKMIGQTAASLVQNNEVIFLDSGTTIQFMIPYLIEHTDLLVITNSVDNASMLADYKVNTFIPGGKLKSSTKALVGSTIIQTLENYHFDHAFIGTNGFSTDAGYTTPDPEEAAIKRLAIAHSNQAFVLSDSSKFSQVSFSRFATLDEVPLITNKLSEKEFSLLNKYTKIMEAK from the coding sequence GTGCTTACTGAAGAAAGACAACAAATAATTCTTGAACAATTAAAAATTCATAATATTGTCAAACTCCACGATTTAATTCCATTAACTGGTGCTTCGGAGTCTACCTTGCGTCGTGATTTGCAAGATTTGGAGAATTGTCACAAATTATTGCGAATTCACGGTGGTGCTCAAAACGTGATTTCATTGCATGAAGAACCTGCTCTTTCACAAAAAGCTGCAGTTCATATTAATGAGAAGAAAATGATTGGCCAAACAGCTGCTAGTCTAGTTCAAAATAATGAAGTAATTTTTCTTGATTCAGGGACTACGATTCAATTCATGATTCCCTATTTAATTGAACATACCGATTTACTAGTCATTACTAACAGTGTCGACAACGCTTCGATGTTGGCCGATTACAAAGTAAACACGTTCATCCCAGGGGGGAAATTAAAGTCATCTACAAAAGCTTTAGTAGGATCGACTATTATCCAAACTTTGGAGAATTATCATTTTGATCACGCCTTTATTGGTACGAATGGTTTTTCAACAGATGCTGGATATACAACGCCGGATCCTGAGGAAGCAGCTATCAAGCGCTTAGCAATAGCGCATTCCAATCAAGCTTTTGTCTTATCTGATAGTTCTAAGTTTTCGCAAGTCAGTTTTAGTCGTTTTGCAACTTTAGATGAGGTTCCATTAATAACGAATAAGCTATCAGAAAAGGAATTCAGTCTTTTGAACAAATATACAAAAATTATGGAGGCAAAATAG
- the obgE gene encoding GTPase ObgE, producing MLMFVDNVKITVRSGKGGDGAVAFRHEKYVPLGGPSGGDGGRGGDIILKANEGMNTLMDFRYKRIFKAQPGQNGQIKGMYGHKADPVYINVPTGTSVYDVESGRLIGDLIENNQELVVAKGGDGGRGNIHFANSKNQAPEVAENGEPGQEKIIKLELKLIADVGLVGFPSVGKSTLLSVSTSAKPKIAAYHFTTLSPNLGMVRLESGRDFVIADLPGLIEGASNGVGLGIQFLRHVERTRVILHLVDMDPNNGRDPYEDYLAIRKELGNYDENVLKRPEVIVPTKLDIPGSEERLAEFKEKLPEDADIFPISSIQHTGVKALMNHTSEVLSKAEPIHFDVQTDETKEYNYEPEKKAFTIEKDGEHSFVVKGAKVELLLQRTNLDHQDGIMRFARQLKSMGIEDALIDAGAESGDSVTILDFTFEFI from the coding sequence ATTTTAATGTTTGTAGATAACGTTAAAATCACCGTTAGATCCGGAAAGGGTGGCGACGGGGCGGTAGCTTTTCGTCATGAGAAATATGTTCCACTCGGTGGACCTTCCGGCGGTGATGGTGGTCGCGGTGGCGATATCATCTTAAAGGCCAATGAAGGTATGAATACTTTAATGGACTTTAGATACAAGAGAATTTTTAAAGCTCAACCTGGTCAAAATGGTCAAATTAAAGGAATGTACGGTCATAAGGCTGATCCAGTTTATATTAATGTACCAACTGGTACTTCAGTATATGATGTAGAATCTGGTCGTTTGATCGGTGACTTAATAGAAAATAACCAAGAATTAGTAGTAGCAAAGGGTGGCGACGGTGGTCGTGGAAATATTCACTTTGCCAATTCCAAGAATCAAGCTCCAGAAGTAGCTGAAAATGGTGAACCTGGTCAAGAAAAGATTATTAAATTGGAATTGAAATTAATTGCTGATGTTGGTTTGGTTGGTTTCCCATCAGTTGGTAAGTCAACACTTCTATCAGTCTCAACTTCTGCCAAACCTAAGATTGCGGCTTATCATTTTACGACTTTGTCACCAAACCTTGGTATGGTGCGTTTAGAATCAGGTCGTGACTTTGTTATTGCCGATTTGCCAGGTTTGATTGAAGGAGCTTCAAATGGTGTAGGATTGGGAATCCAATTCTTGCGTCACGTTGAACGTACAAGAGTTATTTTGCACTTAGTCGACATGGATCCAAACAATGGTCGTGATCCTTACGAAGATTATTTGGCAATCAGAAAAGAATTAGGTAACTATGATGAGAACGTTTTGAAGCGTCCAGAAGTTATCGTGCCAACTAAGCTGGATATTCCAGGCTCAGAAGAACGGTTAGCTGAGTTCAAAGAGAAATTACCAGAAGATGCTGATATTTTCCCAATTTCAAGTATTCAACATACTGGTGTGAAAGCTTTGATGAATCATACTAGTGAAGTCTTGTCTAAGGCAGAGCCAATTCACTTTGATGTTCAAACTGATGAGACTAAAGAATACAACTATGAACCAGAGAAAAAAGCATTCACGATTGAAAAAGATGGTGAGCACAGTTTCGTTGTTAAAGGTGCTAAGGTTGAATTACTTCTTCAAAGAACTAATTTGGATCACCAAGATGGAATTATGCGTTTTGCTAGACAACTTAAGTCTATGGGTATTGAAGATGCATTAATTGATGCAGGTGCTGAATCTGGAGATTCAGTAACAATTCTCGATTTCACTTTTGAATTTATTTAG
- a CDS encoding acyltransferase family protein → MNKSPKRRFITGFDGLRTLGVIGVIMYHLNPNIFSGGYLGVPIFFLISGYLITDHYFNTVDYGGSFSLSNFYTKRIKRLYPGMLFVLLASGAYIVLFLKDLLYHLDQIFVTNVLNVYNWWQIFNGQSYFERFANNESPFTHLWTLSIEGQFYIVWPILLILFTKYGVKKSRIFGFSMVLSIASAIWMAILFKPGVDPSRIYYGTDTRLFSILLGCGLALIWPAEKLKSGLKKNDKLKLNLVGLLSFALMLLMIFTIKDNDPFLYRGGMFIFSITTCIFIAVVAHPDSFWNGVLSNRVFHYVGTRSYGLYLYQFPVMIFFESKFKNIADHPILYPVIEVILIVLVTEFSFRFVEQPLAHAKWQDVKNFFRSSTSVQRVLALVIAVISMTGCYSVVKAVSAPNPNVNHSELATKINKNEKANKAKKQKAIENLKKAKNKQDATGKMSDADYARYKKAAKSNPINTEFEKYGLTQIDLQRLKDVPMTAVGDSVMADGSDNFLKLFDDKKVIVDAAVSRQLDPSIDILQKYKDQGVLASNVMIGLGTNGPFNIQQVGQIMDLVGPKRHVFWINVHVPTRPWEKTVNGVLDEATKKYKNLTVIDWNGYSDGHTDWFYDDNVHPNPEGSMYYSAFVAKEILKSLDKK, encoded by the coding sequence ATGAATAAATCACCGAAAAGAAGATTTATTACTGGATTTGATGGACTACGTACTTTAGGGGTTATTGGTGTTATCATGTATCACTTGAATCCCAATATTTTTTCCGGCGGGTATTTGGGAGTACCAATTTTCTTCCTTATATCGGGTTACTTAATCACAGATCATTATTTTAATACTGTTGATTATGGTGGTTCATTCTCGTTAAGTAATTTTTACACTAAAAGAATTAAAAGATTATATCCTGGGATGCTATTTGTACTACTAGCTTCTGGAGCTTATATCGTGCTGTTTTTAAAGGATTTGCTTTATCATTTAGATCAAATCTTTGTAACAAATGTTTTGAACGTTTACAACTGGTGGCAGATTTTTAACGGTCAATCTTATTTTGAAAGATTTGCTAATAATGAATCTCCATTTACCCATTTGTGGACGTTGTCAATTGAAGGTCAATTTTATATTGTTTGGCCAATTCTACTTATTTTATTCACCAAGTATGGCGTTAAAAAGAGCCGTATCTTTGGCTTTTCAATGGTTCTTTCGATTGCTTCGGCAATTTGGATGGCTATCTTATTTAAGCCGGGTGTTGACCCAAGTAGAATTTATTATGGAACTGATACTAGATTATTCTCCATCCTTCTTGGTTGTGGACTTGCTTTAATCTGGCCAGCTGAGAAATTAAAGAGTGGTCTGAAGAAAAATGACAAACTGAAATTGAATTTGGTAGGACTATTGTCATTTGCATTGATGCTTTTGATGATTTTCACGATTAAAGATAATGATCCATTCCTTTATCGTGGTGGGATGTTTATCTTCTCAATCACGACATGTATCTTTATTGCGGTCGTTGCGCATCCGGATTCTTTCTGGAATGGCGTTTTATCGAATCGCGTCTTCCATTACGTAGGAACTAGAAGTTATGGTCTTTACTTGTATCAATTCCCAGTAATGATTTTCTTTGAATCAAAATTCAAGAACATTGCTGATCATCCAATTCTTTATCCAGTTATTGAAGTTATTTTAATTGTTTTAGTAACTGAATTTTCATTTAGATTTGTTGAACAACCTTTGGCACATGCTAAATGGCAAGATGTTAAGAACTTCTTCCGTTCTTCAACTAGTGTTCAAAGAGTGTTAGCGTTGGTTATCGCTGTTATCAGTATGACTGGTTGCTACAGTGTGGTTAAGGCTGTCAGTGCACCTAATCCTAATGTTAATCACAGTGAATTAGCTACGAAGATTAACAAAAATGAAAAGGCTAATAAAGCTAAGAAGCAAAAGGCTATCGAAAACTTGAAGAAGGCAAAGAATAAGCAAGATGCTACTGGTAAGATGTCCGATGCTGATTATGCTCGTTATAAGAAAGCGGCCAAATCTAACCCAATCAATACTGAATTTGAAAAGTATGGTTTGACACAAATTGATTTGCAAAGATTAAAGGATGTGCCAATGACAGCGGTTGGTGATTCCGTTATGGCAGATGGCTCTGATAATTTCTTGAAGTTATTTGATGATAAGAAAGTTATTGTTGATGCTGCTGTCAGTCGTCAATTGGATCCAAGTATTGATATTTTACAAAAATACAAGGATCAAGGAGTTTTGGCATCTAACGTCATGATTGGTTTAGGAACTAATGGACCATTCAATATCCAACAAGTCGGACAAATCATGGACTTAGTTGGTCCTAAGCGTCATGTCTTCTGGATCAATGTTCACGTTCCAACTAGACCTTGGGAAAAGACGGTTAATGGTGTCTTAGACGAAGCAACGAAGAAATACAAGAATTTGACAGTCATTGACTGGAACGGTTATTCAGATGGTCATACGGATTGGTTCTACGATGACAATGTTCATCCAAATCCTGAAGGTTCAATGTATTATTCTGCTTTTGTCGCAAAAGAGATTTTGAAATCATTAGATAAAAAATAG
- the rnz gene encoding ribonuclease Z: MELEFLGTGAGVPSKGRNVSSTALKMLDERNEVWLFDVGEATQHQILKTTIKPRKITKIFITHLHGDHIFGLPGLLSSRANQGGNTPLEIYGPVGIKEYVETSLKITGSKLGYQIKYIELKDGGEIFNDKTFTVYAGKLKHRVTCFGYRVVEKPRVGELLVDKLAPYHIPNGPIFGQLKAGKEVTLADGTILNGQDFIGPDKPSKIVTIISDTRYTPEIDKLSQDADVIVHESTFSNDEKKLAYNYFHSTATQAAQVAKRSHAKGLILTHISARYTGRGALILQKEAQKIFKPTKVAKDFDIYEVPFN; the protein is encoded by the coding sequence ATGGAATTAGAATTTTTAGGAACTGGTGCCGGAGTTCCATCAAAGGGCCGTAATGTTTCTAGTACAGCATTAAAAATGTTGGACGAACGAAATGAAGTTTGGCTTTTTGACGTTGGCGAGGCTACACAGCATCAAATATTGAAAACAACAATTAAGCCAAGAAAGATTACTAAGATTTTTATCACTCATTTGCATGGTGATCATATCTTCGGTCTTCCTGGGTTATTGTCTAGTCGTGCCAATCAAGGTGGCAATACACCATTGGAAATTTATGGACCAGTGGGAATTAAAGAATATGTCGAAACATCTTTAAAGATCACTGGTAGTAAATTAGGCTATCAAATTAAATATATCGAGTTAAAAGATGGCGGTGAAATTTTTAATGATAAAACTTTCACTGTTTATGCCGGAAAATTAAAGCATCGAGTAACTTGTTTTGGCTATCGCGTAGTTGAAAAACCACGTGTTGGTGAATTGTTAGTTGATAAATTAGCTCCTTATCACATTCCCAATGGACCAATTTTTGGTCAATTGAAAGCTGGTAAAGAGGTAACATTAGCTGATGGTACAATTTTAAATGGTCAAGATTTCATTGGACCTGATAAACCAAGTAAAATTGTGACAATTATTTCTGATACGCGTTATACGCCAGAAATTGATAAATTATCGCAAGATGCTGATGTGATCGTACATGAATCAACTTTCTCTAATGATGAGAAGAAGTTAGCTTATAACTACTTCCATTCAACAGCTACTCAAGCGGCGCAAGTTGCCAAAAGAAGCCATGCTAAAGGGTTGATTTTGACTCACATCTCTGCTAGATATACTGGTAGAGGGGCTTTGATTTTACAAAAAGAAGCTCAAAAGATTTTTAAGCCTACGAAAGTGGCTAAAGATTTTGATATTTACGAAGTACCATTTAATTAA
- a CDS encoding SDR family NAD(P)-dependent oxidoreductase produces MVNLLNQTIVVTGASSGIGKDVAVNAAKCGGNVILIARNEEKLLQVKNECIRVGAENAQHEYLSIDMSDPDQISSGVEKIFELTDSVDVLVNAAGFGDFSNYMETDFGKIEKMFRVNVLGLMLMTRLVASHMIDQGIGHIFNVGSMAGKITTPKSAAYAATKAAVIAFSDGLRLELKPFGIYVTTINPGPVKTNFFNVADHSGNYLDSVKYFVLDPDQLAWEIVKTFGRNKREINRPRYMELAAVLYKLAPSLGDYFAATLGNRK; encoded by the coding sequence ATGGTTAATTTATTGAATCAGACGATTGTCGTAACTGGTGCATCTTCTGGAATTGGTAAAGATGTAGCGGTTAATGCTGCTAAATGTGGTGGCAATGTGATTTTGATTGCTCGTAATGAAGAAAAACTTTTACAAGTAAAAAATGAATGTATCCGTGTTGGAGCCGAAAATGCTCAGCATGAATACTTAAGCATCGATATGAGTGATCCTGACCAAATTAGTTCTGGAGTTGAAAAAATCTTTGAACTAACTGATAGTGTGGATGTTTTAGTCAATGCTGCAGGTTTTGGGGATTTCTCGAATTACATGGAAACTGATTTCGGTAAGATTGAAAAGATGTTTCGTGTAAACGTCTTAGGTTTAATGTTGATGACTCGTTTAGTGGCCTCACATATGATTGATCAAGGAATTGGTCATATCTTCAATGTCGGCTCGATGGCGGGCAAAATCACAACTCCTAAGTCTGCAGCCTATGCTGCTACCAAAGCTGCTGTAATTGCCTTCTCTGATGGTTTGAGACTAGAGTTGAAACCATTTGGAATTTATGTTACAACTATAAACCCCGGGCCAGTTAAGACTAATTTCTTTAATGTCGCCGATCATTCAGGCAATTATCTAGATTCAGTGAAGTATTTCGTCCTTGATCCTGATCAACTAGCTTGGGAAATCGTGAAGACTTTTGGTAGAAATAAACGTGAGATCAATCGTCCACGTTACATGGAATTAGCAGCAGTACTTTATAAATTGGCACCAAGTTTAGGTGATTATTTTGCTGCTACGCTTGGTAACCGTAAATAG
- a CDS encoding lipopolysaccharide assembly protein LapA domain-containing protein has protein sequence MNGKQSRFVIGLVIALIVVIFAVLNVNPVTVSFGFTRVKLPLIILIIVSLLLGAVITMLLATSGKKKDDDLNRHAKKQISKVQVSHDNQIADALKENNAKKQTK, from the coding sequence ATGAACGGTAAACAATCTCGATTTGTTATAGGTTTGGTTATTGCATTGATCGTCGTGATCTTTGCAGTTTTAAATGTCAATCCGGTTACTGTTAGTTTTGGATTCACACGTGTTAAATTACCATTGATTATTTTGATTATCGTTTCTTTACTTTTAGGAGCTGTAATTACGATGCTTTTGGCTACTTCAGGTAAGAAGAAAGATGATGATCTAAATCGTCACGCAAAGAAACAAATTTCTAAAGTTCAAGTATCACACGACAATCAAATTGCCGACGCATTAAAGGAAAATAATGCAAAAAAGCAAACAAAATAG
- the rpmF gene encoding 50S ribosomal protein L32: MAVPKRKSSKQRKRQRRAHLKLDTPNMQFDVATGEYRLSHHVSPSGMYKGEKVINNDSKEA, encoded by the coding sequence ATGGCAGTTCCAAAGAGAAAATCATCAAAACAAAGAAAGCGTCAAAGACGCGCACATCTTAAATTAGATACACCAAACATGCAATTCGACGTTGCTACTGGTGAATATCGTTTAAGTCACCACGTATCACCATCAGGTATGTACAAAGGTGAAAAAGTTATCAACAACGATAGCAAAGAAGCTTAA
- a CDS encoding YjzD family protein yields the protein MEEMRYVAVIFWSIMLGQVAGFIGGALNQQTYNTNYSIIVSIVFAIIFSVIPLILDSSVKESNNEKNA from the coding sequence ATGGAAGAAATGAGATACGTTGCTGTAATTTTCTGGTCTATCATGCTGGGACAAGTTGCCGGTTTTATCGGTGGTGCTTTGAACCAACAGACATATAACACAAACTATTCTATTATTGTTAGTATAGTCTTTGCTATCATATTCAGTGTAATTCCATTGATTCTTGATAGCTCTGTTAAAGAGTCTAATAATGAAAAGAACGCTTAA
- the dnaE gene encoding DNA polymerase III subunit alpha produces the protein MQAQLQMMSSFSLLHSPAKLTELIDQSKARGYTAIALTDLNNLYGSIDFYKYAKKIGIKPIIGLTIEIAGIIETDNTYPLLLLARNDKGYKNLIKISSRIMSTKDAVQIKDLRDVLDNLFVITPASDAEILKTDLSAYFTQLKALVQPDDLYLGVSLYSGQIDNVKTIRKISHDYQVPLVALGDVRYVNQDDHLAYQVVNNLRTGQRFENLDQVVVNGDHYLRDYQVFASDFSNVDMQEAIDNANSIAEKCNVEIEFKETELPEFQTPQGITSIQFLHDLTNKGLIKRLGTVPANYRQRLEYELGVIDKMGFSDYFLIVWDVIKHAHAVGIKTGPGRGSAAGSLVSYCLGITQVDPIKYDLLFERFLNPQRVNMPDIDLDLPDDRRDEMVMYMHDKYGSDHMAQIITFGTLAAKMALRDISRTFSQTQFQMSQWSNAIPHKLNISLKESFEESSTLRNLVDNSKENQLIFKVAQRIEGIPRHYSTHAAGIVLSKKPMTDIVAVQLEDDGINLTQQTKYNVESVGLLKMDFLGLKNLTILDKSVQAISKRYKKKFIPEKIPLNDQKTLQIFQRGATDGVFQFESDGIRSVLRRLVPTSFDDIVATNALYRPGPMQNISTFIARKHGQEPVTYPDASLEKILKPTYGILVYQEQVMQASSEMANFSLADADILRRAISKKNEQLIEENRQKFIDGAVSQGHAKESAQKVYQYIEKFGNYGFNKSHAVAYSMIAFWLAYIKVHFPDVFFACLLNSNLNNETKVSTYIQDAKDSHVKILNVDINQSQFEFVDSEAGIRFGLLSIKGMRRDLATEIIKERNKDGKFTSPLNFLQRLDRRFVKNDYLEPMILSGAFDEFNRNRKELLYDFRDLVESIQLAGSNLSLFDVLDPKKHQIDDFSLTERLNQEKEYLGVYVSGHPVEKYRERILNLPLVKIAELHQTQNTVNVLGLVKNLRVIRTKKGQRMCFMTIEDETGSISVTVFPKLFQQIEDMDLDGKIFVFVGRGNVGQRGDLELIADRLNDPKQFTIQLPAEKLYLRVTKQLDTPQNLEKLYEIIAESKGKMPVIIYREKNRQALLLKSNRWIDFNSNVRNKLEMFLGKRSVLVKKSN, from the coding sequence TTGCAAGCACAACTGCAAATGATGAGTAGTTTTAGTTTGTTGCATAGTCCCGCAAAATTGACAGAGTTGATTGATCAAAGTAAAGCACGTGGGTATACGGCGATTGCTTTGACAGATTTGAACAATTTATACGGTTCAATCGATTTTTATAAATATGCCAAAAAAATCGGTATTAAACCAATTATAGGTTTAACAATTGAAATAGCCGGGATTATTGAAACTGATAATACTTATCCATTATTGCTTTTAGCGAGAAATGATAAGGGTTATAAAAATTTAATAAAAATTTCATCACGAATAATGTCTACTAAAGATGCGGTTCAAATAAAAGACTTAAGAGACGTTTTGGACAATCTCTTTGTAATCACACCGGCAAGTGATGCAGAGATTCTTAAAACTGATTTGTCGGCTTATTTTACACAATTGAAGGCCCTAGTTCAGCCAGACGATTTGTATTTGGGAGTCAGTTTGTATTCTGGACAAATAGACAATGTTAAAACGATTCGAAAAATTTCTCATGACTATCAAGTACCTTTAGTAGCTTTGGGAGATGTTCGCTACGTCAATCAAGATGATCATTTAGCTTATCAGGTAGTCAATAATTTACGTACTGGTCAACGTTTTGAAAATCTGGATCAAGTGGTCGTTAATGGTGACCATTATTTACGTGACTATCAAGTTTTTGCAAGCGACTTTAGTAATGTTGACATGCAAGAAGCTATCGACAATGCTAATTCGATTGCTGAAAAATGTAATGTTGAAATTGAATTTAAAGAGACGGAACTGCCTGAATTTCAAACTCCTCAAGGAATTACTTCAATTCAATTTTTGCATGATTTGACTAATAAGGGGTTAATCAAGCGTTTAGGAACGGTACCAGCAAATTATCGTCAACGTTTGGAGTATGAATTGGGTGTAATTGACAAGATGGGTTTCTCGGATTATTTCTTGATAGTTTGGGACGTTATTAAGCATGCTCATGCTGTGGGGATTAAGACTGGTCCTGGACGTGGATCAGCGGCTGGTTCTTTAGTTTCATATTGTTTAGGAATTACTCAAGTAGATCCTATTAAGTATGATTTATTGTTTGAACGTTTCTTAAATCCTCAACGTGTTAACATGCCTGATATTGATTTGGATTTGCCCGATGATCGACGGGATGAGATGGTCATGTACATGCATGATAAATATGGATCTGATCATATGGCCCAAATCATAACTTTTGGAACTCTAGCGGCGAAAATGGCTTTAAGAGATATTTCACGGACTTTTAGTCAGACGCAATTTCAAATGTCGCAGTGGTCGAATGCGATTCCGCATAAGTTGAATATTTCTTTGAAGGAATCCTTTGAAGAATCGAGTACTCTTCGTAATTTGGTTGATAATTCTAAAGAAAATCAATTGATATTCAAAGTTGCCCAACGAATTGAAGGGATACCAAGACATTATTCGACGCACGCTGCCGGAATCGTTTTGAGTAAGAAACCGATGACTGATATTGTAGCAGTGCAGTTAGAAGATGACGGAATAAACCTGACACAACAGACGAAATATAATGTTGAAAGCGTTGGTCTGTTGAAGATGGATTTCTTAGGCTTGAAAAATTTAACTATTTTGGATAAATCCGTACAGGCAATTTCAAAACGGTATAAAAAAAAATTTATCCCTGAAAAGATACCCTTGAACGATCAAAAGACATTACAAATTTTTCAACGTGGAGCAACTGACGGTGTGTTCCAATTTGAATCTGACGGTATCAGAAGTGTTTTACGTAGACTAGTTCCAACTAGTTTTGATGATATTGTGGCTACGAATGCCTTGTATCGTCCAGGTCCTATGCAAAATATTTCAACTTTTATAGCTAGAAAACACGGGCAAGAGCCGGTTACGTACCCTGATGCTTCACTTGAAAAGATTTTGAAACCAACCTATGGAATTTTGGTTTATCAAGAGCAAGTTATGCAAGCTTCTTCAGAAATGGCTAATTTTTCTTTAGCTGATGCTGATATTTTACGTCGGGCTATTAGTAAGAAAAATGAGCAATTGATTGAAGAAAATCGTCAAAAGTTTATTGATGGAGCAGTTTCTCAGGGTCATGCAAAAGAATCAGCCCAAAAAGTTTATCAATATATTGAAAAGTTTGGTAATTATGGTTTCAACAAGTCTCACGCCGTAGCTTATTCGATGATTGCTTTTTGGTTGGCTTATATTAAAGTTCATTTTCCGGATGTCTTTTTTGCTTGTTTATTGAATTCCAATTTGAATAATGAAACAAAAGTCTCGACTTATATTCAAGATGCTAAGGACTCACACGTCAAGATCCTCAACGTTGACATCAATCAAAGTCAATTTGAATTTGTGGATTCTGAAGCAGGAATTCGTTTCGGTTTATTGAGTATCAAAGGGATGAGACGTGACTTGGCAACAGAAATCATTAAGGAACGTAATAAAGATGGCAAATTTACTAGTCCTTTGAATTTCTTACAACGCTTAGATCGACGTTTTGTTAAAAATGACTATCTGGAACCAATGATTTTATCAGGTGCTTTTGATGAATTTAATCGTAATCGTAAAGAATTATTATATGATTTTCGAGATTTAGTTGAAAGTATTCAATTGGCTGGTAGCAATTTATCATTATTTGATGTACTTGATCCTAAAAAACACCAGATCGATGATTTTTCACTGACGGAACGTTTGAATCAAGAGAAAGAATACTTAGGCGTGTACGTGTCAGGCCATCCAGTCGAGAAATACCGAGAACGTATTCTTAATTTACCTTTGGTAAAAATTGCTGAATTACATCAAACACAAAATACAGTTAACGTTTTAGGTTTAGTCAAGAATTTACGAGTGATTCGGACGAAAAAAGGTCAACGAATGTGTTTTATGACAATTGAAGATGAGACGGGTTCAATTTCCGTGACAGTTTTTCCTAAATTATTCCAACAAATTGAAGATATGGATTTAGACGGTAAGATCTTTGTCTTTGTTGGTCGTGGAAATGTCGGTCAACGTGGTGATTTGGAATTGATAGCTGATAGGTTGAATGATCCCAAACAGTTCACAATTCAATTACCGGCTGAAAAATTGTATTTGCGTGTAACTAAGCAATTAGATACGCCACAGAATTTGGAAAAATTGTATGAAATAATTGCTGAATCTAAAGGAAAAATGCCAGTGATTATTTATCGCGAAAAAAATCGACAAGCATTACTCTTGAAATCTAATCGTTGGATAGACTTTAATAGTAACGTGCGGAATAAGTTGGAAATGTTCTTAGGTAAACGGAGTGTTTTAGTGAAAAAAAGCAATTAA